One part of the Treponema peruense genome encodes these proteins:
- a CDS encoding tetratricopeptide repeat protein, translating into MKKILLFLALGVFTAYSLFSQSVPRRIAVGEEDWRLLNEAKDLFYAQDFGGALNYAEKSRASRQQECTWQAYVLENALKKKAVRLANDNLTNIIAVFKKDGMTDELQIVRRYFDKFGEGLFKNSYSALIEFVVSYIQYPEADSLIGNIYIHEGEYTIASDYLKRALKNSINLDIPDEKYGILYDLASLSKDTGNFDDYEAYLLLAAGDNKRFMDENFMRSMLRIISEDTDVAVKKFFELYRAGQPQTLRAFVELGDFYLKKGEGVKALRCNALAAIISVTKLEEVLERRVTDYSFTTFSDAFVRCADFEDIVNWGNESGVWNAFVNLADSAASAGYLLFARKMYGELSVCVPEPYWRKVAAKRLVD; encoded by the coding sequence ATGAAAAAGATTTTACTATTTCTTGCTCTTGGAGTTTTTACAGCATATTCTCTTTTTTCCCAGTCGGTTCCCAGAAGAATTGCGGTCGGGGAAGAAGACTGGCGGCTTTTGAACGAAGCCAAAGATTTGTTTTATGCACAGGACTTTGGCGGAGCCCTGAATTATGCAGAAAAAAGCAGAGCTTCAAGACAACAGGAATGTACCTGGCAGGCTTATGTTCTTGAAAATGCGCTTAAAAAGAAGGCCGTGCGCCTGGCAAATGACAATCTGACGAACATTATTGCCGTATTCAAAAAAGACGGAATGACTGACGAATTGCAGATTGTCAGACGCTACTTTGACAAATTCGGTGAAGGTTTATTTAAAAATTCATATTCTGCCCTTATTGAATTTGTTGTTTCCTACATTCAGTATCCCGAAGCCGACTCTCTTATAGGTAATATCTATATTCACGAGGGGGAATATACGATTGCTTCTGATTATCTGAAGCGTGCCTTAAAAAACAGCATAAATCTTGATATTCCCGATGAAAAATATGGTATTCTGTATGATTTGGCATCTCTTTCAAAAGATACCGGTAATTTTGACGACTATGAAGCTTATCTTCTTCTTGCTGCAGGAGACAACAAACGCTTTATGGACGAAAACTTTATGCGTTCCATGCTCAGGATTATTTCTGAAGATACTGATGTTGCCGTAAAAAAATTCTTTGAACTTTACAGAGCCGGCCAGCCGCAGACTCTCAGGGCTTTTGTTGAACTTGGTGATTTTTATTTAAAAAAGGGTGAAGGAGTCAAAGCACTCAGATGTAATGCACTTGCTGCTATTATTTCTGTTACAAAACTCGAAGAAGTTCTGGAAAGAAGGGTTACGGACTATTCTTTTACAACTTTTTCTGATGCATTTGTACGCTGTGCTGATTTTGAAGATATTGTAAATTGGGGGAATGAGAGCGGTGTATGGAATGCATTTGTTAATCTGGCAGATTCTGCCGCTTCTGCCGGCTACCTTTTGTTTGCCAGAAAAATGTATGGTGAACTTTCTGTTTGTGTTCCCGAACCATACTGGCGCAAGGTAGCAGCGAAAAGACTTGTTGACTAG
- a CDS encoding glycosyltransferase family 4 protein, producing the protein MKIAVDCRMSGKSGIGTFLDGILPYLLATDNEFLLLGADSRYFSKKNVSCIPCPVNAFSLSETFFFPKKISSEINRCDIYFSPYCNVPSGIKIPVYTTIHDIVFLDIKGLSGKAGTFARKMFYKRAVKKSRAVFTVSQFSRERIIEKLSCKKPIFVVYNGIPSYLQNISKVPQEQKDASIIFIGNIKKHKGLGCLLDAHLLMLKSGEFTGKESPRLLIVGARDNFRTQDSSIEKKIALIDSLYPSSIEFTGFVENERLKQLLAKARVLVQPSLYEGFGIPPLQALLCGTHAVISDIPVFKEIYKDFPVSYFRTGDSSDLYEKLRKEWLSKEEVGPVPDIYSYKKTAQLVLRGLAQFN; encoded by the coding sequence ATGAAAATTGCAGTTGACTGCAGGATGAGCGGTAAAAGCGGAATAGGTACTTTTCTTGACGGAATACTTCCCTACCTTCTCGCAACAGACAATGAGTTTCTGCTTCTTGGCGCGGACAGCAGATATTTTTCCAAAAAGAATGTAAGCTGCATTCCCTGCCCGGTAAATGCATTTTCACTTTCAGAAACATTTTTCTTTCCTAAAAAAATCTCCAGTGAAATAAACAGATGTGATATTTATTTTTCACCTTACTGCAACGTTCCTTCCGGAATCAAAATTCCTGTTTACACAACAATCCACGACATAGTATTTCTGGACATAAAGGGGCTTTCTGGAAAAGCCGGAACCTTCGCAAGAAAAATGTTTTACAAAAGAGCCGTAAAAAAATCCCGTGCAGTGTTCACTGTTTCACAGTTCAGCCGTGAACGCATAATAGAAAAACTTTCATGCAAAAAACCGATTTTTGTAGTCTACAACGGAATTCCTTCCTATCTTCAAAACATATCCAAAGTTCCGCAGGAACAAAAAGATGCGTCAATTATCTTTATAGGCAACATAAAAAAACACAAAGGACTCGGCTGCCTTCTTGACGCACATTTACTTATGCTCAAATCCGGCGAATTTACAGGAAAAGAAAGCCCAAGACTTCTCATTGTAGGTGCACGCGACAACTTCAGAACACAGGATTCATCAATAGAAAAGAAAATCGCGCTTATTGACAGTCTTTACCCCAGCAGCATAGAATTTACAGGTTTTGTAGAAAACGAACGCCTTAAACAGCTTCTGGCAAAAGCACGCGTACTTGTTCAGCCTTCACTGTACGAAGGGTTCGGTATTCCGCCGCTGCAGGCTCTTTTATGCGGAACACATGCAGTTATCTCTGACATTCCCGTCTTTAAGGAAATATACAAAGATTTTCCTGTAAGCTATTTCAGAACAGGGGACAGCAGTGATTTGTACGAAAAACTCAGAAAAGAATGGCTTTCAAAAGAAGAAGTCGGTCCTGTTCCTGACATATATTCTTACAAAAAAACTGCACAACTTGTTTTAAGAGGATTGGCACAATTCAATTAA
- the wbaP gene encoding undecaprenyl-phosphate galactose phosphotransferase WbaP yields the protein MSETNFQQAIRAQYKSTSSFLSGFALMFVDAAALIISIGAGFFIINAIDPSCINFKSFIKYTIFFPFIFIIFYISNLYPGILIAPEEEIKRFSLCTFCSFMGAAICMTTIKATRDFIPIALALAAAWPVATFLLPVGREIGRRMFSRRKWWGVPAVIYSKGTRANVIVDRLLSRPNLGYKPVLIITDSPLHQETYNGVPVRERTPEVLETIKNLNIKVAILCGYDSNVEKIHTYYRYVIRVPHNQLNTNMSLHMKNFGGILGFSLTNYLTKRSSLLLKRCLDIFLCLIAAPIVLPVSLVIAVAIKITSPGPIFYGHKRIGKNHTQLKCWKFRSMCIDADKKLKEILATDPVRAAEWEKDRKFTDDPRVTKLGKFLRKTSLDELPQLWNIFIGQMSFVGPRPVTEPELSKYGQFADYVLSVKPGLSGMWQISGRSDTGYEERITLDTYYIQNWSMWLDIWIIIKTIWVVINGKGAY from the coding sequence ATGTCAGAAACTAATTTCCAGCAGGCTATCCGTGCACAGTATAAATCAACAAGTTCTTTTCTTTCAGGTTTTGCGCTGATGTTCGTAGACGCAGCCGCACTGATTATCTCAATCGGTGCAGGTTTTTTCATAATAAACGCTATTGACCCAAGTTGCATAAACTTCAAGTCTTTTATAAAGTATACCATTTTCTTTCCGTTTATCTTCATTATATTTTACATTTCTAACCTTTATCCCGGAATTCTTATTGCTCCAGAAGAAGAAATAAAACGCTTTTCATTATGCACATTCTGTTCGTTTATGGGTGCTGCAATATGCATGACAACAATAAAAGCAACGCGCGACTTTATTCCAATCGCACTTGCACTTGCAGCGGCATGGCCTGTAGCAACTTTTCTGCTTCCTGTAGGACGCGAAATCGGCAGAAGAATGTTCAGCCGTCGGAAATGGTGGGGTGTTCCGGCAGTAATTTACAGCAAGGGAACAAGGGCAAATGTAATTGTAGACAGACTTCTTTCGCGGCCAAATCTTGGTTACAAGCCTGTTCTTATCATAACAGACTCCCCGCTTCATCAGGAAACATACAACGGTGTTCCGGTAAGGGAAAGAACCCCTGAAGTTCTTGAAACAATCAAAAACCTCAATATCAAAGTTGCAATACTCTGCGGCTATGACAGCAATGTAGAAAAAATCCATACTTATTACAGATACGTTATCCGTGTTCCGCACAACCAGTTGAACACAAACATGTCCCTGCACATGAAAAACTTCGGCGGAATTCTGGGCTTTTCGTTAACAAACTACCTTACAAAACGTAGCTCACTTTTGCTCAAAAGATGCCTGGACATCTTCCTTTGCCTTATTGCAGCCCCTATAGTTCTGCCAGTTTCGCTTGTAATAGCCGTTGCAATAAAAATAACTTCACCGGGACCAATTTTTTACGGGCACAAACGAATCGGAAAAAACCATACCCAGCTCAAATGCTGGAAGTTCAGATCAATGTGCATTGACGCAGACAAAAAACTCAAGGAAATTCTTGCGACAGATCCGGTACGTGCGGCAGAATGGGAAAAAGACAGAAAATTTACCGATGACCCCCGCGTCACAAAACTGGGCAAATTCTTAAGAAAAACAAGCCTGGACGAACTTCCGCAGCTGTGGAACATATTCATAGGTCAAATGTCCTTTGTAGGCCCGCGTCCTGTTACCGAACCAGAGCTTTCAAAATACGGCCAGTTTGCAGACTACGTTCTTTCTGTAAAACCAGGACTCAGCGGAATGTGGCAGATTTCGGGAAGAAGTGACACCGGCTATGAAGAAAGAATTACGCTTGACACATACTATATTCAAAACTGGTCCATGTGGCTTGATATATGGATTATTATAAAAACTATATGGGTAGTAATTAACGGCAAGGGAGCCTACTAA
- a CDS encoding BamA/TamA family outer membrane protein, with the protein MICSKKIAAIIAFLMTACYSFAQEATPEESKNYKIRSVEFNSQDKTKVSALKKNIADINYEKIFATKAEFETYLEEIKQELINTRTLENISYNYSAEYNSESDTTPADVTYTFSDSTSILVFPKPSFDSNSGIEVKLKLKDTNFLGLLNTLDADFNINLGNEDAPTDFSKVTTGINYAYDYPFDIGITQNSWNNDFTFNWTIGSDSPEFSYDTGITVGIPFKHNKINFSLTQSVVKENDYAQYGDSLYFTEKAAVSMPLTLGYLGNTTEVSYTPTIQILQRWDKDGINEDNKDLRQTPFLQLSQTIGVSKIDWRNDNSFRNGYSLSTTQTIGWDFHSTSVDDIVVPTVEGTAQFFKGWKYAGIAARATFYAGTNSNTKIGGKLRGALDNQTFAESITPVDADNYALETPTAVVFNIDVPVHIITTHWLDWSRALFGPYEEKSKFVQTLAYVPRKLFKYLDFELQLNPFMDIALLKNRGTDTFYDYKEGIYTAGLEVLVYPLKWRSFVVRMSLGTDIGSKVLDGKFGIDNSWRNPSSLTEIYFGLGLQF; encoded by the coding sequence ATGATTTGTTCAAAAAAAATCGCTGCAATAATTGCTTTTTTAATGACAGCATGTTATTCCTTCGCACAGGAAGCAACCCCAGAGGAAAGCAAAAACTACAAAATCCGGTCAGTTGAATTCAATTCGCAGGATAAAACAAAAGTTTCGGCATTAAAGAAGAACATAGCAGACATTAACTACGAAAAAATCTTTGCTACAAAGGCTGAATTTGAAACTTATCTTGAAGAAATAAAGCAGGAACTTATAAACACAAGAACTCTCGAAAATATCTCATACAACTATTCCGCCGAATATAATTCTGAATCAGATACAACGCCGGCAGATGTTACCTACACCTTCTCTGATTCAACATCAATTCTAGTATTCCCGAAGCCGTCCTTTGACTCAAACTCCGGTATAGAAGTAAAACTAAAACTCAAGGACACAAATTTTCTGGGACTCTTGAATACACTTGATGCGGATTTCAACATAAATCTTGGAAATGAAGATGCCCCGACTGATTTTTCCAAAGTTACAACAGGAATTAATTATGCCTACGACTACCCTTTTGACATAGGAATTACACAGAACAGCTGGAACAATGACTTCACGTTCAACTGGACAATCGGCAGCGATTCCCCTGAATTTTCTTACGATACCGGCATTACTGTAGGAATCCCGTTCAAGCACAACAAAATAAATTTTTCGCTCACCCAGTCAGTTGTCAAAGAAAATGACTATGCACAATACGGCGACAGCCTCTACTTTACAGAAAAAGCCGCTGTTTCAATGCCTCTTACTCTGGGCTATCTTGGAAACACGACAGAAGTTTCTTACACACCGACCATTCAGATTCTGCAAAGATGGGACAAAGACGGCATAAATGAAGACAACAAGGACTTAAGGCAGACACCGTTCCTTCAGTTAAGCCAGACAATCGGTGTAAGCAAAATAGACTGGAGAAACGACAACAGTTTCAGAAACGGATACTCACTTTCCACAACACAGACAATAGGATGGGACTTTCACTCGACAAGTGTAGATGACATTGTTGTACCGACAGTAGAAGGAACAGCACAGTTTTTCAAAGGCTGGAAATATGCCGGAATCGCCGCACGCGCCACTTTCTATGCAGGAACCAACTCCAATACAAAAATTGGCGGTAAACTAAGGGGCGCTCTTGACAACCAAACTTTTGCAGAAAGCATAACACCTGTAGACGCAGACAATTATGCCCTTGAAACACCAACAGCAGTTGTATTCAATATTGATGTTCCTGTCCACATAATTACAACACACTGGCTTGACTGGAGCCGCGCGCTTTTTGGTCCGTATGAAGAAAAGTCCAAATTTGTCCAGACACTGGCTTACGTACCGCGTAAACTGTTCAAATACCTGGACTTTGAACTGCAGCTAAACCCGTTTATGGACATTGCACTCCTTAAAAACCGCGGAACAGATACTTTCTATGACTACAAGGAAGGCATTTACACGGCAGGACTTGAAGTTCTGGTATATCCTCTAAAATGGAGAAGCTTTGTAGTAAGAATGAGTCTGGGAACAGACATCGGAAGCAAAGTTCTGGACGGAAAGTTCGGAATAGACAACTCATGGCGCAACCCGTCATCCCTTACAGAAATATACTTTGGACTGGGGTTGCAGTTCTAG